In Osmerus mordax isolate fOsmMor3 chromosome 16, fOsmMor3.pri, whole genome shotgun sequence, the genomic stretch tttttttctgtgttgAGAATGTTTGTCTGGCTCTGATAATCCCGAATCACTCCACAATCAGTTACGGCAATGCATTACACAAAACCAACTTCTTGTTCTTGAGTGAATAAAATATTACAACTTTGTTACAACCTTGTTGGCGGGGCTTCAGTGTAAAGGGTCTGGACCACACAGCTGACCGGGCCCTCCTCCCTTTCGCTCAtccgctcccctccctctcccccaccgaCCCGAGAAACGTTCCTCACAGGCTCTGAAAAAATGTGTAGTCATCAAGTCATCACGTGAGAGTCGCACACAACGCCTGCTATTGGTCCATTTGTTTTTTCTTGTTACTGTCAGCCATTATTGTTGTTCACATAACTGTTTGGTAACGTGGGACCGGCAAGACATGGGGGACACACTGGGAGGATGAGATCTTTAATTAAAGGTGGGAGGATGTCATTCGGTCGCAACCTGGCTCGGGGACAGATGTTAGGAAACGTGTCCTGATGCCGCTGGAACGGGGAACTCCCGAACAACCTGTGCTTCCCCGAATCCTGTTTaataggtttaaaaaaaaaaaaggttttattgcCTCAGTAAGACATTAATCAGATGACTGGAAAGATGACTAGTTAAGTCGACAAAAGGGGAGAAACATTCTTTGCTGGGACTTGCCTTCTGGCAGAACAGAACCAGAGTGGCTTTAGTTTGCTAGCTTGGTTTCGCTATCAGTTGTTTGGAGCCGCCTACATGGGATTGAAAGAGGAATTGAAAGAGAATTTGTTTTGCGGTCAGCGACTGTTTTGACATTGGTAGGCTACTCAGTTGGGCATAATTTAGCAACATGTCAGACACGGAACGGTCTTTACCGTTCTGCAGGCGTATCAGCTACGCCGCGGGACACTTTCTAAACGACCTGTGTGCATCTATGTGGTTTACCTACCTGTTAGTTTACTATCACTCCGTGCTGGGGTTCCCCAACACCAGCGCCGGTGTCCTGCTGTTAGCCGGCCAGATAGCAGACGGGGTGTGCACGCCTCTTATCGGTTACGAATCGGACCGAACCCCGGGCTGCGGGTCATACGGGAAGAGAAAGTCGTGGCACCTGGTCGGTGAGTACATTACACTGTATCTATTCAGAGCATAAAGTGACAGTGAAATGTAATGCAGTATCATGTTACACACTAGAATTATTTGTATCAAGAAGTGCTTATGAGGAAGTTATTTTACTAGGAAATCACCGTCCTGGATTTGATGTGTGCTTGTTTTAAAAAGTTGTAATTtgagcttggtgtgtgtgtaagttccCCCAAAACGTTTTGAcaggttgaaaaaaaaattgtgtgtgattttttttttaagttgataaaaaataaatgcattttcAATTTTTGAGAGTGAGAACAGAAAccctcgctgcccccccccccctctgtgtgtgttccaggtacgGTCAGTGTTTTGCTGTCCTTCCCCTTCATCTTTAACCAGTGTCTGGGCTGTGACCTCTCGACCCCGGATTGGGTGGGCCTAATCTACTTCATCCCCTTCATCGTGGTGTTCCAGTTCGGCTGGGCGGCGACGCAGatctctcacctgtctctcaTACCTGAGCTGGTGTCCTGTGAACATGCCAAGGTGGAGCTCACTGCTTACAGgtgaacacccacacactcataaatactcactcacccacacacacacacaaatactcacaaACAAATactgccacacatacacacttacctGTTTGCTGTGACAGTCCTccatgctaacatgctaacagGTAGGTGTCCTCTGCTGCAGGTATGCCTTCACGGTGGTGGCCAACATCATTGTGTTCGCCGTGGCCTACCTGCTCTTCCACTTCCAGCCTGGACAGGAAGGAGACCCCTCCATCAGCGATGCCCTCGGACCAATAGACATCCCCGTGTTCAGGGTGAGTGGGTGTGGCCAGACAGCCACCATGCCTCAGGGTGAGGGCTGTAGAACTTACGAGTGCTGTGTGTTCTAGAACCTCACCTCTGCTGTGTGTTCTAGAACCTCACtcttctgtgtgttttgtgatcTGTAGAACCTGAGCCTGATCGTCCTGGGGATCGgagctctcttctctcttgtgTTCCACCTCGGCAcgcgagagaagaggagagctggagaggggaaggaggaggaggaggaggagggagagcgccGGCCACTTATCCATGCTCCCCAGCATCCCCCCAAGGCTCTGCTCCGATGGAGCTGCTGGCTGAAACAGCCCTCCTTCTACCAGGTAACACCTTCTAGACAACCAGGTAAAACTAGCTAGCATAACCAGGTAATCCCTGCTAGCTAACCAGACAAGCCATCAAGCAAGATTAGCTGTTTGGCTACACTATGTAGAGTAAAGATAACTAGCTACACTGTGTAGAGCAGGGGTCCTCAAACTTTTTCTGCTAGGTCCATAtaattttcctttctttaatgtggggctgggtcggtctgtaacagaaaattacataGGCTGGAGtaactaccagtattattgtggagattttattatgatattaaatgtatttattatgctagattagtttattattttgttattctatctattaaaagagcattattactatcgtaatgatgttttttcatattcattgctatggtaatcaaaacatttacttacgTATGCAAAAATAATCAgtgtgaataaaaaaaaataaaaaatgtagatTAAAGATAACTAGTTCCTATTGTACAAGTTAGACAGTGTatctctgattggattttaTCTGGGTtgagaacaaaataaaaaatccaGACCGCAACACCAAGAAAGCCAAACTTCCTGTTACCCTAACTTCCTGTTAGCTGAGCACTAACATGGTGCATCCTGTTAGCCTGATCCTgacttccttcctctccaggtGGCTTTTCTCTACATGACCACCAGGCTCATTGTCAACCTGTCCCAGACGTACATCTCTATGTACCTCACCAACTCACTGATGCTGCCCAAGGTAACTCACGCTAGGGCTGGGCAGTATGGTGATATCCATGATATGgcaaaatccatatcatggcACAACGCAATACCGGTATTCGCGTTCATACCGGTATACCGCTCACCTCTAACTCACATACTCACCAACTCTCTGATGCTGCCCAAGGTAACtcacccccacactcacacacactcacacgatgTTGTGTgatcacctctctttctcctcagaaATACATTGCTACTATTCCCCTGGTGATGTACATCAGTGGCTTCATCTCTTCCTTCATCATGAAGCCACTCAGCAAGCTCATTGGCAAATGTGTGAGTCTCACCCACActgtctcgcacacacactctcacacacacactgtctcgcacacacacacacacactgtctcgcactgtctcacacacacacaccctgtcacacacagacacaaattcaAAAATAAGACCTAGATACTCACTTCCACCTCCAGACAGCTTGGCATCATGTGACAGAGGAACACTCAGCCCCAGGCCACCTGACACGGCTCATGCATCTCCCCTGTCTTTCTCGTTTCATTGGCAGCTGACCTACTTTGTGGGCATCCTGCTGGTGCTGGCCTTCTCCTATTGGGTGATCCTGGACACAAACATGGGTCAGCAGATCTACGGGGCTGCCATCCtgctgggggcggggtcagCCACCATCTTGGTGATGTCACTATCCATGACGGCCGACCTCATTGGTGAACAGAcggttagtttgtgtgtgtgcgagagagagcgaaggagtgagtgtgtgagtggagcAGGTGAGAACTTGTGGTGGGttgagggtcaggggtcaaggttAGACAGgtcaggggttgtgtgtgtgtgtacgaggtgGGCTGCATGCCCGCTATGTTTCCTGAAgtgacgagtgtgtgtgtcctgcagcaaAGCGGAGCGTTCGTCTACGGGGCCATGAGTTTCACTGACAAGGTGGCCAATGGAGTTGCTGTCATGATGATCCAGGCCATGCACCCCTGCCAGTGAGTCCTACTGGGGATGGGACAGGACAGGCTCtgggtgtgttctgtgttttgaCTACCTGTGCAGCACTCATATGTGTTTGATCTGTCTCCCTGGGCAGCACGCAGTTGTGCTGtgcggcgtgtgtgtggttctacCACCACATCATGGTCATCGTCACAGGGGGCGTGGCCTTTGCAGCCACACTGGGACTCTGCACTCTTATGATCTGGCCAATCGGGATAACCCAGCGTGAGTATGACACAACCGACAACAACTTCAAACACTTGATTAgatgtgttgatgttgttgtttaaattgtgtgtgtgtgttgcaggtgctCCGTCAGTCTCAGGGTTGATGGGGGACGGTCTGGACCCCTCAGATAACAGCTGTGACCAGGAAGGGGTCAACTAAACCCTGACCCTTAAACCACTAAACCACTAAACCCCTGACCACTAAACCCCAACCTCTACGGATATGCAGTCAGTCAAACTACCTCTAAACTCCTCAGtacctgggaggagagggacaagcAGGCCCGTCAGGTGAACACTAGATACTGCAGGAGAAGGTAAAGGATCCGCACATTATAGATAGAAACTACAACTCATCTGTACTAGAAGCTGCTGTCATCTGCTTGTCTGAGTTCCAAACTTACAAACTAGAATCAGTTCAGATGATCATTAGAGGCTTATGTCTGCTTCAATCAAACTATTTGTTTTTAATGCTctgattgttttattttttaatgaatgaataagGGAGATTATATATCTATACACACCCATTTTTATAAAAAGGGAGCCTTTAATTAAGTGTTTTACTAAAAAGGGATATTTCGCTGAAGGGAAGGCTCGTGTTTTCTGGGTGGACTAACTGACAGGAATCCAGTCTTGGTGTTAAGAAATTCTCAACTCTGTGCCCTCTGGAGAAAAAAAGcatgtttttattgttttaatatatttttgtatcGTTGTCTTTCTGTATTTGTGGACCATTGTTATATTGCACAATACACCTTATACCCCGGATTTTTTAACGCATGTGTCGTTCTTGTTCAACAAACCTTTATTTCTTGTTGACCCTGTCTTGTCAAGTGCCTATTGTTTTTCTCAAATTATATACTTAATGATTCTCAATACTAGTAGACTAGTAGAACCAGACCAAATATAACACTAGTCTGCAGCTAGATGGCGTTTCACACGCACCAGCAAAGAGTCCTGTCTACTCCGTCCGGAGAGAGGTAACGCTAGCCCAGCAGTCATCATAGCAACTGCTCGGGCGTCAACCACGTCGCGCACAGGACTACCGGTCCCTTAGGCTGCCCCTCGTGATATACAGCGACACCGGCACACCTACTCCGGTCTCGGTTTCATATGACCCGCACAAGATGCAATCGGAGGATGCACGGTATCTAAAACGGTTGGTAAAGCGAAGTGACAGATCCGCTTTCAATCTCAGCTAGTTTAGCTACAGTAGCAGGCAGCTAGCCTGACTAGCTAACTAGCAACAATGAATCTGGTTAGATTTCGCCAGCTGTAGTGTCAGTGCTACGTTTGGGACTGCAGAGCTCTGAATAGTATTAACCTCCCGTACGCTACCTAGCTAGATAAGTATTGTACTGACCAACGTAGTAAAGCAAGCCAAATGGCATGTTAATTGACTTTGTAGTAAAGTATTTTCTTAACTGGATCTTTGTAAAACAGCAACATCCACAGAGTTGACTATCACAGAGGGCGTGATTTGCGATCACATACCAGTCGTATCTAGCTAGCTATCGTTGCTAATTACAACAGCCTAATTCGCTAGCTTAAACGCCGGTGACCATATGTTTTGACCCGGGTACAGGAAAGTGCGGTGCGGGAACGTGGAAGTTCACCCTACGGAGAAGGCGTTGGTGGTTCAGTATGAGGTGGAGGCGAGCGTTCTTGGCGAGACCGGAGACGAGGTGCTGGGTGACCGCAAGGAGTGTCAGAAGATGTGAGCACGGAGATTCACGAAATATTTAAACTATAAAACTGTGCTGACTTAATTAGACCTGCATTTGCACACACAATCgcatacattttctttgccCAAGTGTTGAACTCCACAGGAATCAAAAGATCCATCCCTACTTACCTtaatctccctctttccctcctctctctttctcttcctccccccaccccttctctacctcctccctccactaacccctccacatccctcccccctcctcctctcccccctcctcctctcaacccccccccctcctctcaagcATCCGCCTGCGGAGCCTGAGCTCCTCCACAGACCTCTCCTCGCTGGCAaggaaggtggtggaggagagcaggctcctcccctcctccaggctggcAGAGGTGGAGCAGCTGCTGTTCTACCTGCAGAACAGGAAGTGCTCTGGGACAGGTGAGCGCCTGCGTCTCTGCTCCCTCCAACCCCGCGGCCAGAGACAAGGTTCCCCCTGACTGTCTgcttgtgtcctgtgtgtgtcctgtgtgtgtcctgtgtttgtgtgtcctgtgtgtgtgtgtgtgtgtctgccctgtgtgtcctgtgtgtgtcctgtgtgtgtgtctgtcctgtgtgtgtgtgtcctgtgtgtgtgtgtgtgtgtgtgtgtgtctcagtaccagagcagaaggagcagaaggaggtgAAGCCCAGGGACCTGACGCCCTTCGATGGGATGGAGGTGAGTTAGAACTGATGATGGGATGGAGATGAGTTAGAACTGATGATGGGATGGAGGTGAGTTAgaactgatgatgatgatgatgggatgGAGGTGAGTTAGAACTGATGAtgatggggtgtgtgagggagaagagTTTCCTAAACAACTGTAGATGCTGAGCTcatctccttgtgtgtgtgtgtgtgtgtgtatatacgtgtgtgtgtatacgtgtgtgtgctgtgtacgtgtgtatacgtgtgtgtgctgtgtacgtgtgtatacgtgtgtgtgctgtgtgtgtgtgtgtgtgtgtgtgtgtagctgaagGAGGAGGCCAGTATCAGTCAGGTGGAGCAGTACGTGGAGATGCTGTACGAGGACCTGGAGGACAAGCTGAGAGGATccaggctgctgctgcagctggccCGCAACCCTGACAacctggaggagctgctgcacAACGGTAACATCCTGCCGctgtgatgtcatatcctgtaGGGGACCATCAGTACTTACTGTCTGTAGGTCAGGGTGGATTAgtaattgtgtgtgcgtgtgtgtgcgtgtgtgtgtgtgtgtgtgtagagaccgCTCTGGGGGCTTTGGCCAGGGTTCTGAGGGAGGACTGGAAGCAGAGTGTGGATCTGGCCACCACCATCATCTATGTGTTCTTCTGCttctccaggtacacacacacacacacacactatacacacatacactcacccacacacactctcactgtggtgtatgtgtgtcagcttCTCACAGTTCCACGGCCTGGTGACCCACTACAAGATAGGAGCTCTGTGTATGAACATCATCGACCATGAGCTCAAGAGATACGACATCTGGCAGGAAGAACTGCAGAAGAAGAACAAGGCCTATATCCTCCACTGGAGGACCACGGGGAGGGGGGATTGATTGATATGTAGATTGTAACTGATTGATTAGTTGGTTCCTTATGAGGagttgattgattgattagTTGGTTCCTTATGAggaattgattgattgattgattagaTGGTTGATTATGAGTAATTGATTGATTTTGATTGATTGATCAGGATTGATCAATTAACTGTTTGATTGTCTGACTAGTTGGTTGATTATGATGGATCTCCTTAACACTTAGGCTTATTAGAACTGTTAAATTAAAGAgacggctacacacacacacaaggtcggTTGGCGAGCATGCTTAGGTCATACGTGTCCTTGACATATGTTACGTGAGGAGGACCCGGAGAGCGGTGCAGCCAGGAAGGAGCTGGACAAGACCAACAAGAAGTACCAGGGGCTCCTGCACAAACAGGAACAGCTGCTCAGAGGTAACCCGGCAACCACTTAACCTTACTAGTCACCCGATCACACCGACACCGGCTGACCTGCTGACCTGGACTGGTTTGAtcattctccctcccaccccctcacctctcctcactctcccttcctcatctcctccccctcccccccagtctcaCTGTACCTGCTGCTGAACCTGGCGGAAGACACTCGCACGGAGCTGAAGATGAGGAACAAGAACATGGTGCACCTGCTGGTGAAGGTTCTGCAGCgggaggacgaggagctgctggtgctggtggtgtcCTTCCTGAAGAAGCTCAGCATCTTCATGGAGAACAAGAACgacatggtgagagagaggaggggagttaggggagatggagggagggaggtggagagatgctggtgctggtggtgtcCTTCCTGAAGAAGCTCAGCATCTTCATGGAGAACAAGAACgacatggtgagagagaggaggggagttaggggagatggagggagggaggtggagagatgctGGTGCTGGTGATGTCCTTCCTGAAGAAGCTCAGCATCTTCATGGAGAACAAGAACgacatggtgagagagaggaggggagttaggggagatggagggagggaggtggagagatgctggtgctggtggtgtcCTTCCTGAAGAAGCTCAGCATCTTCATGGAGAACAAGAACgacatggtgagagagaggaggggagttaggggagatggagggagggaggtggagagatggggcaaggtggagggatggggtgatgggggaaggtggagggatggggagaagaGTTGGGAGTAGATGAAACACCGTCTCCATCTGCACCACTCACTCAGTCCATTGACCCATCCTGCCTCCCGATTGGCTGGTTGTCAGGCGGAGGTGGATACCGTGGAGCGATTGGCCCGGCTGGTACCATGTGAACACGAGGACCTGTTGAACCTGACCCTGCGCCTGCTGCTCAACCTGTCCTTCGACAGGGGGCTCCGCTCTAGGATGGTGGAGACAGGCCTGCTGCCCAAACTCACCAGCCTGCTAggtacccagtgtgtgtgtgtgtgtgtgtgtgtgtgtgtgtgtgtgagagggtgggtagtgaagtgtgtgtgagcctgctgCCAATGTTCACCAGCCTGCTAGGTAACACATATGCATGGATGTTTAGAAATGTGTTAACTCAGTTGGTGTGTATGGcgtgtatacgtgtgtatgtgtgggtgtgtgtgttccccagatGATAAGAGCAACAAGCAGGTGGCCATGTGCATCCTCTACCACATCAGTATAGACGACAACTTCAAACCCATGTTCTCCTACACGGACTGCATTCCcaaggtctgtctctctctctcacacacacacacacacacacacacacacacacacacgtaggcagACAGAATCACAAACGcacaccacacaagcacccacacgcacacaacagcaTACTCTATAAACATTAAAAGTGTATTTTCAACCAATTCTTAAGGGGGGTAGGGAAATGCTAGTGGTGGTAAGCCTGTAGCTAATGCTACATTTAGGTAGTGGTAAGGGTGGAGGTGGACATGtagcttctgctaaattctaGTGGTGCTAGCATGTGCTAGCTAGGTGCTAACGGCTAGCTGTGGTGCATCTGATGAGGATGCTAGTGGTGCTAGCACGTGTGCTAGGTGCTAATGGCTAACTGTGCTGCAGCTGATGAGGATGCTAGTGGTGCTAGCATGTGTGCTAGGTGCTAACGGCTAACTGTGCTGCAGCTGATGAGGATGCTAGTGGTGCTAGCATGTGTGCTAGATGCTAACGGCTAGCTGTGCTGCAGCTGATGAGGATGCTGTGTGAGCATGCAGAGGATCGCATCCATGCTGAGCTCGTCTCCTTCTGCATCAACCTGGCAGCCAACAAGAGGAACGCACAGCTCATGTGtgaaggtgagacacacacacatgcaccacacacacggatacacacacacacatgcaccacacacacggatacacacaggTATGAAGTTGTGCAAAGTGTCCATTGGCCTGCTAAAcattctgttgtgtgtgtgtcaggtaacGGGCTGAAGCTGCTGATGAAGAGAGCTCTGAAGCTGAAGGACTCTCTCCTGATGAAGATGATCAGGAACATCTCCCAGCACGAGGGGCCTTCCAAACACCTCTTCATAGtaagtcctgccccccccctggccctttaaaaaaaaaaaatcaacctttaaaaaatatttttttcaacctttaaaaaatatttttttcaacctttaaaaaatatttttttcaacctttaaaaaatatttttttcaacctttaaaaaatatttttttcaacctttaaaaaatatttttttcaacctttaacaaatatttttttcaacctttaacaaatatttttttcaacctttaacaaatatttttttcaacctttaacaaatatttttttcaacctttaacaaatatttttttcaacctttaaaaaatatttttttcaacctttaaaaaatatttttttcaacctttttttgtgtgtgcaggactACGTGGGGGACCTtgcagcccagatcagagcggagggggaggaagagtttGTGATGGAGTGTCTGGGGACGCTGGCTAACCTGACCATCCCTGACCTGGACTGGGAACTGGTGCTGAGGGAGTACAACCTGGTGCCCTACCTCAAGGACCGCCTCAAGCCAGGTacacaccagggagagaggcctcaagccaggtacacaccagggagagaggcctcaagccaggtacacaccagggagagaggcctcaagccaggtacacaccagggggagagagaggcctcaagccaggtacacaccagggagagagagaggcctcaagccaggtacacaccaggggaagagaggcctcaagccaggtacacaccagggagagagagaggcctcaagccaggtacacaccagggagagagagaggcctcaagccaggtacacaccagggagagagagaggcctcaagccaggtacacaccagggagagagaggcctcaagccaggtacacaccagggagagagagaggcctcaagccaggtacacaccagggagagaggcctcaagccggttgtgtttgtgtacaagATGACGGATGACTCAGTACATAGATGCTATTACTAGGCAATATAGGATGGCCTGatcattgtgcgtgtgtgtttgcaggctcAGCAGAAGATGACCTCATCCTGGAGGTGGTGATCATGATTGGGACAGTCTCTATGGACGACTCCTGTGCGTCCATGCTGGCCAAATCTGGAATCATCCCTGCCATCATCCAACTGCTCAACggtgtggaacacacacactcacacatgctcacacacacgacacaacaTTTGTGTCGTGTGTGTTTCACATTTCACAGCCCACATATGCACCAGGTtgtgtgtgcttcctgttcacttcctgcttcctgtttacttcctacttcctgtttACGTCTGCTTCATATTTACAGCCCAGCAGGAGGATGATGAGTTTGTGTGCCAGATCGTGTACGTCTTCTACCAGATGGTGTTCCATCAGGCCACGCGTGATGTCATCATCAAACATACACGTATCCTTAAAGGGACAGGCACCATTCCCAGAACTTCTGTTCATGGTGACAGGTGTGGTGATGGGGCTGTGATTGTGCTGTACCATAAACCTTTGAAGACATTTGTGGTGTGGGAGTGCCTTTTCAAGGTTCTCTGACATATCCCAGGGAGGGGTGTGTATGACAATGACCCCACCCACCTGGTAATCATGGTGACGTTCCTTAGCTCCGCCCCTGCAGAGGCGCCCGCCTACCTGATAGACCTGATGCACGATAAGAACACCGAGATCAGGAAGGTGTGTGACAACACTCTGGACATCATCGctgtgagtaacacacacacacacacacacacactcacagagatacacacattcacagagatacacacattcacagacactgacagagacacacacacacaatgggcgaCTAATGCCCATGGATTAACATATCATCggtatattttgtgtgtgtgtgtgtgtgtgtacaggagtaCGATGCTGAGTGGGGCAGTAAGATACAGAGCGAGAAGTTCCGCTGGCACAACGCCCAGTGGCTGGAGATGGTGGAGAGCCGACAGGAGGCGGAACCAGCGCCGCACGGAGATGAGTCTCACCTGGACCGCCCCGACCTCTTCTACAGCACAGGTaccctctacctccatctctctctcttctacagcACAGGTaccctctacctccatctctctctcttctacagcACAGGTACCCTctacctccatctgtctctcttctaCAGCACAGGTACTGCCTACACCtgtacctctctgtctgtctgtctctctctctttgtcacacacacacacaattccgtGTCTCTATAGTAAAATACCTGTAATAAATAGTGTCGTAGataaaacactgtgtgtgtgtgtgtgtagatgggaTCACTCCTGCTGATGGGACAGTTAGTCCcgacttcttcagtctccacgACCAGAATGGAGACTCACACTCAGGGtgagttctcctcctctcccctcctctcctctaccctcctcttctCGCTTTCTTTCTGATTACATTTTTATGAATAAACCTGACcaataatctgtgtgtgtctgtctctccagtgaTGCTGATGGATTTGACCAGTCAACCTCGTCTCCAGGGAGACCAGCAACGGCCTACGGTTTTAGACCTGACGAACAGTTCTACTACCAATACAACAATtctagatgaacacacacacacacccacacacacacacgtgtgcacacattCAAGCAGGCATGCCACCACAAACCACCCCATCcacacaagcatgcatacaaacacagacattaaATCCagtacaagtacacacacacacacaaacatgcaggccAACACACACTATAAAAGGCTTCCATGCATGTGCTCCACGTTTAATGCTGTGAACTAAAACAGGGTTGTAAAACAGGAAAGTTTGGCGCTAAGCAACCACGTCAAGTCTACTCTTTACACTGTAACAGATGACCTGACTGGTCGTAAGACTAGTTATATTTATACTACCTAGGAGGACTAGTTATTGGGgcatgggtgtagctcagtggttagagcagtgGTTGACTGCTCATCGATAAgttgctaaatgaacacattattgtTGTGATTGTGTATATAACCAGGTAGACTAGTTAGAGGTAGACCCTGTGTAGCTAACACGGTGAAGCTGATCAGCTGACAGTATTGCATGGCAGGTGTGTggcggagagtgtgtgtgtgtgtgtgggtgaaagtgtttggtgtgagtgtgtgtgtgaa encodes the following:
- the LOC136959051 gene encoding major facilitator superfamily domain-containing protein 12-like; translation: MSDTERSLPFCRRISYAAGHFLNDLCASMWFTYLLVYYHSVLGFPNTSAGVLLLAGQIADGVCTPLIGYESDRTPGCGSYGKRKSWHLVGTVSVLLSFPFIFNQCLGCDLSTPDWVGLIYFIPFIVVFQFGWAATQISHLSLIPELVSCEHAKVELTAYRYAFTVVANIIVFAVAYLLFHFQPGQEGDPSISDALGPIDIPVFRNLSLIVLGIGALFSLVFHLGTREKRRAGEGKEEEEEEGERRPLIHAPQHPPKALLRWSCWLKQPSFYQVAFLYMTTRLIVNLSQTYISMYLTNSLMLPKKYIATIPLVMYISGFISSFIMKPLSKLIGKCLTYFVGILLVLAFSYWVILDTNMGQQIYGAAILLGAGSATILVMSLSMTADLIGEQTQSGAFVYGAMSFTDKVANGVAVMMIQAMHPCHTQLCCAACVWFYHHIMVIVTGGVAFAATLGLCTLMIWPIGITQRAPSVSGLMGDGLDPSDNSCDQEGVN
- the LOC136958691 gene encoding kinesin-associated protein 3-like isoform X1, coding for MQSEDARYLKRKVRCGNVEVHPTEKALVVQYEVEASVLGETGDEVLGDRKECQKIIRLRSLSSSTDLSSLARKVVEESRLLPSSRLAEVEQLLFYLQNRKCSGTVPEQKEQKEVKPRDLTPFDGMELKEEASISQVEQYVEMLYEDLEDKLRGSRLLLQLARNPDNLEELLHNETALGALARVLREDWKQSVDLATTIIYVFFCFSSFSQFHGLVTHYKIGALCMNIIDHELKRYDIWQEELQKKNKACEEDPESGAARKELDKTNKKYQGLLHKQEQLLRVSLYLLLNLAEDTRTELKMRNKNMVHLLVKVLQREDEELLVLVVSFLKKLSIFMENKNDMAEVDTVERLARLVPCEHEDLLNLTLRLLLNLSFDRGLRSRMVETGLLPKLTSLLDDKSNKQVAMCILYHISIDDNFKPMFSYTDCIPKLMRMLCEHAEDRIHAELVSFCINLAANKRNAQLMCEGNGLKLLMKRALKLKDSLLMKMIRNISQHEGPSKHLFIDYVGDLAAQIRAEGEEEFVMECLGTLANLTIPDLDWELVLREYNLVPYLKDRLKPGSAEDDLILEVVIMIGTVSMDDSCASMLAKSGIIPAIIQLLNAQQEDDEFVCQIVYVFYQMVFHQATRDVIIKHTQAPAYLIDLMHDKNTEIRKVCDNTLDIIAEYDAEWGSKIQSEKFRWHNAQWLEMVESRQEAEPAPHGDESHLDRPDLFYSTDGITPADGTVSPDFFSLHDQNGDSHSGDADGFDQSTSSPGRPATAYGFRPDEQFYYQYNNSR
- the LOC136958691 gene encoding kinesin-associated protein 3-like isoform X2, which encodes MLYEDLEDKLRGSRLLLQLARNPDNLEELLHNETALGALARVLREDWKQSVDLATTIIYVFFCFSSFSQFHGLVTHYKIGALCMNIIDHELKRYDIWQEELQKKNKACEEDPESGAARKELDKTNKKYQGLLHKQEQLLRVSLYLLLNLAEDTRTELKMRNKNMVHLLVKVLQREDEELLVLVVSFLKKLSIFMENKNDMAEVDTVERLARLVPCEHEDLLNLTLRLLLNLSFDRGLRSRMVETGLLPKLTSLLDDKSNKQVAMCILYHISIDDNFKPMFSYTDCIPKLMRMLCEHAEDRIHAELVSFCINLAANKRNAQLMCEGNGLKLLMKRALKLKDSLLMKMIRNISQHEGPSKHLFIDYVGDLAAQIRAEGEEEFVMECLGTLANLTIPDLDWELVLREYNLVPYLKDRLKPGSAEDDLILEVVIMIGTVSMDDSCASMLAKSGIIPAIIQLLNAQQEDDEFVCQIVYVFYQMVFHQATRDVIIKHTQAPAYLIDLMHDKNTEIRKVCDNTLDIIAEYDAEWGSKIQSEKFRWHNAQWLEMVESRQEAEPAPHGDESHLDRPDLFYSTDGITPADGTVSPDFFSLHDQNGDSHSGDADGFDQSTSSPGRPATAYGFRPDEQFYYQYNNSR